The following are encoded together in the Brassica napus cultivar Da-Ae chromosome A9, Da-Ae, whole genome shotgun sequence genome:
- the LOC106435205 gene encoding bZIP transcription factor 68 isoform X2 — MGSSEVDKSGEENEPKTPSSSSAPVTSQEPSSAVATPDWSGFQAYSPMPPHGYVASSPQPHPYMWGVQHMMPPYGTPPHPYVAMYPPGGMYAHPSIPPGSYPYSPYAMPSPNGMAEASGNTGSGVEGDGKQAEVKEKLPIKRSKGSLGSLNMIIGKKNEAGKNSGASANGACSKSAESGSDGSSEGSDANSQNDSGSRHNGKDGETASDSAQGPPRNGSNQPVNQIVPVTPVSATGVPAPPTNLNMGMDYWSGHGTTVPGVVVDGSQSQTWDERELKRQRRKESNRESARRSRLRKQAECDELAQRADVLNGENASLRAEINKLRSQYEELVAENNALKNRFSTVRSLEGVNLDGKEQEPETSTRQDVAETTRGSYNNSA; from the exons G GAACCTTCTTCTGCTGTGGCTACTCCTGATTGGTCTGGTTTCCAG GCTTATTCTCCTATGCCGCCTCATGGTTATGTAGCATCAAGTCCCCAACCTCACCCTTATATGTGGGGTGTTCAG CATATGATGCCTCCTTATGGAACACCGCCTCATCCATATGTGGCGATGTATCCTCCAGGTGGCATGTACGCTCACCCTTCAATACCTCCG GGATCTTATCCATATAGTCCCTATGCAATGCCTTCTCCTAATGGAATGGCTGAAGCTTCT GGAAATACTGGAAGCGGTGTGGAGGGTGATGGTAAACAAGCTGAGGTGAAGGAGAAGTTACCAATCAAAAGATCAAAAGGAAGCTTGGGAAGTTTGAATATGATTATAGGAAAGAAGAACGAGGCTGGAAAAAACTCAGGAGCATCAGCTAATGGAGCTTGTTCTAAAAG TGCTGAGAGCGGTTCTGATGGTTCAAGTGAAGGAAGTGATGCAAACTCACAAAAT GACTCTGGATCTAGACACAACGGGAAGGATG GTGAAACAGCTTCAGATTCTGCTCAGGGACCACCTCGTAATGGAAGTAATCAACCGGTGAACCAAATCGTCCCAGTCACGCCAGTGTCGGCTACAGGTGTTCCAGCTCCACCAACAAATCTAAACATGGGAATGGATTACTGGAGCGGTCATGGGACAACAGTTCCTGGAGTTGTAGTAGATGGTTCCCAATCACAAACATGG GACGAGAGAGAGCTTAAGCGACAGAGACGCAAGGAATCAAATAGGGAGTCTGCTCGTAGATCTAGGCTGCGTAAACAG GCAGAATGTGATGAGTTAGCGCAACGAGCAGATGTGTTAAATGGAGAAAACGCAAGTCTTAGAGCAGAAATTAACAAGCTTAGAAGCCAATACGAAGAGCTTGTTGCTGAAAATAATGCTCTCAAG AATCGATTTTCGACAGTCCGGTCACTAGAAGGTGTAAACTTGGATGGGAAGGAGCAAGAACCGGAGACAAGCACACGTCAGGATGTTGCAGAGACCACTCGTGGTTCCTACAACAACTCAGCCTGA
- the LOC106435205 gene encoding bZIP transcription factor 68 isoform X1: protein MGSSEVDKSGEENEPKTPSSSSAPVTSQEPSSAVATPDWSGFQAYSPMPPHGYVASSPQPHPYMWGVQHMMPPYGTPPHPYVAMYPPGGMYAHPSIPPGSYPYSPYAMPSPNGMAEASGNTGSGVEGDGKQAEVKEKLPIKRSKGSLGSLNMIIGKKNEAGKNSGASANGACSKSAESGSDGSSEGSDANSQNDSGSRHNGKDGETASDSAQGPPRNGSNQPVNQIVPVTPVSATGVPAPPTNLNMGMDYWSGHGTTVPGVVVDGSQSQTWVQDERELKRQRRKESNRESARRSRLRKQAECDELAQRADVLNGENASLRAEINKLRSQYEELVAENNALKNRFSTVRSLEGVNLDGKEQEPETSTRQDVAETTRGSYNNSA, encoded by the exons G GAACCTTCTTCTGCTGTGGCTACTCCTGATTGGTCTGGTTTCCAG GCTTATTCTCCTATGCCGCCTCATGGTTATGTAGCATCAAGTCCCCAACCTCACCCTTATATGTGGGGTGTTCAG CATATGATGCCTCCTTATGGAACACCGCCTCATCCATATGTGGCGATGTATCCTCCAGGTGGCATGTACGCTCACCCTTCAATACCTCCG GGATCTTATCCATATAGTCCCTATGCAATGCCTTCTCCTAATGGAATGGCTGAAGCTTCT GGAAATACTGGAAGCGGTGTGGAGGGTGATGGTAAACAAGCTGAGGTGAAGGAGAAGTTACCAATCAAAAGATCAAAAGGAAGCTTGGGAAGTTTGAATATGATTATAGGAAAGAAGAACGAGGCTGGAAAAAACTCAGGAGCATCAGCTAATGGAGCTTGTTCTAAAAG TGCTGAGAGCGGTTCTGATGGTTCAAGTGAAGGAAGTGATGCAAACTCACAAAAT GACTCTGGATCTAGACACAACGGGAAGGATG GTGAAACAGCTTCAGATTCTGCTCAGGGACCACCTCGTAATGGAAGTAATCAACCGGTGAACCAAATCGTCCCAGTCACGCCAGTGTCGGCTACAGGTGTTCCAGCTCCACCAACAAATCTAAACATGGGAATGGATTACTGGAGCGGTCATGGGACAACAGTTCCTGGAGTTGTAGTAGATGGTTCCCAATCACAAACATGGGTACAG GACGAGAGAGAGCTTAAGCGACAGAGACGCAAGGAATCAAATAGGGAGTCTGCTCGTAGATCTAGGCTGCGTAAACAG GCAGAATGTGATGAGTTAGCGCAACGAGCAGATGTGTTAAATGGAGAAAACGCAAGTCTTAGAGCAGAAATTAACAAGCTTAGAAGCCAATACGAAGAGCTTGTTGCTGAAAATAATGCTCTCAAG AATCGATTTTCGACAGTCCGGTCACTAGAAGGTGTAAACTTGGATGGGAAGGAGCAAGAACCGGAGACAAGCACACGTCAGGATGTTGCAGAGACCACTCGTGGTTCCTACAACAACTCAGCCTGA